The window TTGTGAATTCAACCAGCGAAAAGCCTGGAAGGAGTTTGATTATCATCTGACTAGTTCAAGGTTGATCAAGCCGAGGACCAAAACCATGATCAACGAACGACTGACAGGAGGGCAATATGGGAAACGGACACGATGAGATCAAAGCAGCAATCGGTGCGCACGGCATGTGGAAGACGAGACTCAGGACTGCGATCGACCGCGGCTCAAGCGAATTCTCGACGGCTACCGTCGCACAAGATGATCACTGCGACTTTGGTAAGTGGTTGGCCGGGGCAGGGACAGAAATGAAAGGCTCCAGGCACTACACGAAGTGCAAGGATCTTCACCGTCAATTCCATTCCGCAGCCGCTAACGTACTAAAGCTGGCTCTTGGCGGACAAAAGGAAGAAGCGAAGCGCATTCTGGAAAAGGGCGATTTTGCAACAATTTCAGGATCACTCACCCATGAAATGATGGAATGGGACAAGGCGATTTGACATCGGGCTGAACTCGATAAGCCTGCGGTCAATAGTCAACTTCGCCGATCGGGCAACCCTCACCCGGAGCCGTTGTGCGGCACCGTCCTCCCCCTGGTCAGAGAAAGGGATTTCAGAAATCGATTTTTACGGATCAAAAAGAAAAAGGGCGGAGCACTTGCTCCGCCCTTTCGGGATTCCCCGGCCGCGTCCTACTCTCCCGTGACGCCTTCGGTCACAGTACCATCGGCGCAGAAGGGCTTAACTGCCGTGTTCGGGATGGGAACGGGTGTTTCACCTTCGCCATGGCGACCGGAAACTTACTGGCCCGACGTGCGCTTGAAGC is drawn from Candidatus Binataceae bacterium and contains these coding sequences:
- a CDS encoding CZB domain-containing protein translates to MGNGHDEIKAAIGAHGMWKTRLRTAIDRGSSEFSTATVAQDDHCDFGKWLAGAGTEMKGSRHYTKCKDLHRQFHSAAANVLKLALGGQKEEAKRILEKGDFATISGSLTHEMMEWDKAI